A genomic stretch from Streptomyces sp. NBC_00341 includes:
- a CDS encoding activator-dependent family glycosyltransferase, whose protein sequence is MRVLFVTIPEKSHLFCMTPIAWAMRAAGHEVRVASCEELVDVIARTGMTAVATGRNDGISAAMTSNRQSQEEWESASWNELDPAKLTYENELERAQLAAYGSAMYNEPMIDEMVEFARSWRPDLVVWDPLTYAGPLVAGVVGAAHVRSLCFADVWVMKRRLFQGLAADVSADRRKDPLAEWLGGRAAEFGGTFTEEFATGQLTLDPLPESLGLDTGALRTPVRFVPYNGPAVVPDWLRTPPERVRICMSLGASNTERYGGDYVSKGKILDMLAELDAEVVAALLPAQVKELGPLPGNVRVVESVPLHALLPSCSLLIHHGGFGSYANALVHGVPQLTVTTPVADQLYRGAGLEQQGAGLLLPHDQATPDAVQDRVARILADPDFLDNAARLRDEALSRPAPSEVVPVLEQLAEERRTAPWRA, encoded by the coding sequence GTGCGTGTGCTGTTCGTGACGATTCCCGAGAAGTCCCACCTGTTCTGCATGACGCCGATCGCGTGGGCGATGCGTGCCGCGGGACACGAGGTCCGTGTCGCCAGTTGCGAGGAACTCGTCGACGTCATCGCCCGTACCGGCATGACCGCCGTGGCGACCGGCCGGAACGACGGAATCAGCGCGGCGATGACCTCGAATCGCCAGTCGCAGGAGGAGTGGGAGTCGGCGAGCTGGAACGAGCTGGATCCGGCGAAGCTGACCTACGAGAACGAGCTCGAACGGGCCCAGCTGGCCGCGTACGGCAGCGCGATGTACAACGAGCCGATGATCGACGAGATGGTGGAGTTCGCCCGCTCCTGGCGGCCCGACCTCGTGGTCTGGGATCCGCTCACCTACGCCGGCCCCCTCGTCGCGGGCGTCGTCGGGGCCGCACACGTGCGGTCGCTGTGCTTCGCCGACGTGTGGGTGATGAAACGCCGGCTCTTCCAGGGCCTGGCGGCGGACGTGTCCGCGGACCGGCGCAAGGATCCGCTGGCCGAATGGCTGGGCGGCCGCGCCGCCGAATTCGGGGGGACCTTCACCGAGGAATTCGCCACCGGGCAGCTCACGCTGGACCCGCTGCCCGAGAGCCTGGGCCTGGACACCGGCGCGCTGCGGACGCCGGTACGGTTCGTGCCGTACAACGGCCCGGCGGTCGTCCCGGACTGGCTGCGGACCCCGCCGGAGCGGGTCCGGATCTGCATGAGCCTCGGCGCCTCCAACACCGAGCGCTACGGCGGGGACTACGTCTCCAAGGGCAAGATCCTCGACATGCTCGCGGAGCTCGACGCCGAGGTGGTCGCCGCGCTGCTGCCCGCGCAGGTCAAGGAACTGGGCCCGCTGCCGGGCAACGTACGTGTCGTGGAGTCGGTGCCGTTGCACGCGCTCCTGCCGAGCTGCTCCCTGCTGATCCACCACGGTGGTTTCGGCAGCTACGCGAACGCGCTGGTGCACGGCGTACCGCAGCTCACCGTCACCACACCGGTGGCCGACCAGCTCTACCGCGGCGCCGGTCTGGAGCAGCAGGGGGCCGGACTGCTCCTCCCCCACGACCAGGCCACGCCGGACGCGGTACAGGACCGGGTCGCGCGGATCCTGGCGGACCCGGACTTCCTGGACAACGCCGCCCGGCTGCGCGACGAGGCACTCTCCCGGCCGGCCCCGTCCGAGGTGGTTCCGGTCCTGGAGCAGCTGGCCGAGGAGCGCCGCACCGCACCGTGGCGGGCCTGA
- a CDS encoding NAD-dependent epimerase/dehydratase family protein: MASVGSADRPTAVVLGAGGFVGRNVCAALRATGRPVAAVARRPAGLPDGCRPVPFDVARGDPADLAAALAPLRPGLVVNAAGALWNVTDDELTAGNVTLVERLVRAVEALADPVRLVHIGTAYEYGVHPDDTLAETLPARPVGRYAQTKLAATRIVTRAAAEGRVSATVLRIPVALGPFIPAESLLGGLARQLAAHPAELRLPPLDGVRRDLIDVRDVADAVLCAARAPRLPPVVNIGSGRLVPLADTVDALIRIAGTGAKAPAIVRGPAPAGRRDAGAGDRPLDIGLARREFGWAPARTVTDALHALWGSTRVPHTSQHHT, translated from the coding sequence ATGGCTTCAGTGGGTTCCGCGGACCGGCCGACCGCCGTGGTGCTCGGCGCCGGCGGCTTCGTCGGCCGCAACGTATGCGCCGCGCTGCGGGCCACCGGCCGGCCGGTGGCCGCCGTCGCCCGCCGCCCCGCCGGCCTGCCCGACGGCTGCCGCCCCGTGCCCTTCGACGTCGCCCGCGGTGACCCCGCCGACCTCGCCGCCGCCCTCGCCCCGCTACGGCCCGGCCTGGTGGTGAACGCGGCGGGCGCGCTGTGGAACGTCACCGACGACGAGCTGACCGCCGGCAACGTGACCCTCGTCGAGAGGCTCGTGCGAGCCGTCGAGGCGCTGGCGGACCCGGTGCGGCTCGTGCACATCGGAACGGCCTACGAATACGGGGTGCACCCCGACGACACGCTGGCGGAGACGCTGCCGGCCCGCCCCGTGGGCCGGTACGCGCAGACCAAGCTCGCCGCCACCCGGATCGTCACCCGGGCCGCCGCCGAGGGACGGGTGAGCGCGACCGTGCTGCGCATCCCCGTCGCGCTCGGCCCGTTCATCCCGGCGGAGAGCCTGCTCGGCGGGCTCGCCCGGCAGCTCGCCGCGCACCCCGCCGAGTTGCGGCTGCCGCCGCTGGACGGCGTACGGCGGGACCTCATCGATGTCCGGGACGTCGCCGACGCCGTTCTGTGTGCGGCGCGGGCTCCCCGGCTGCCCCCCGTCGTCAACATCGGCTCGGGCCGTCTCGTCCCGCTGGCCGACACGGTGGACGCGCTGATCCGGATCGCCGGAACGGGCGCGAAGGCACCGGCGATCGTGCGCGGCCCGGCACCCGCCGGGCGCCGCGACGCCGGCGCCGGGGACCGGCCCCTGGACATCGGCCTGGCACGGCGGGAGTTCGGCTGGGCCCCCGCCCGCACCGTGACGGACGCGCTGCACGCCCTGTGGGGCAGCACCCGCGTCCCCCACACCTCACAGCACCACACCTGA
- the rfbH gene encoding lipopolysaccharide biosynthesis protein RfbH, with product MTDTDVQSIIELTRKYHREQEASGTEFVPGVTPILPAGAVLDEDDRAALVEHALQLRIASGATALRFERKFAKTIGVRKAHLTNSGSSANLLALASLTVPELEDHRLRPGDEVITVAAGWPTTVNPIVQCGLVPVFVDVDLATYNTTVERVEAAIGPRTKAIMMAHTLGNPFQATEIAQLAKDRGLFLVEDNCDALMSTYQGRTTGTFGDYSTVSFYPAHHLAMGEGGCVLSNSVELARITESMRDWGRDCWCEPGEDNKCLKRFTYQMGDLPLGYDHKYIFSHIGYNLKSTDLQAALGLSQLGKLDDFTAARKRNWQRLRDGLEGVPGLLLPEATPGSDPSWFAFVLTLTEDAPFRRAELVDFLNARRIGTRLLFAGNLVRHPAYRDVEHRVSGGLANSDIIMERTFWIGVYPGITAEMTDYMVASIREFVAKHR from the coding sequence ATGACTGACACCGATGTGCAGTCCATCATCGAACTGACCCGCAAGTACCACCGGGAACAGGAGGCTTCCGGGACGGAGTTCGTCCCAGGAGTCACCCCGATCCTGCCGGCCGGCGCGGTCCTCGACGAGGACGACCGCGCCGCGCTGGTGGAACACGCGCTGCAGCTGCGCATCGCCTCCGGCGCCACCGCGCTGCGCTTCGAGCGGAAGTTCGCCAAGACGATCGGTGTCCGCAAGGCTCACCTGACCAACTCCGGCTCGTCCGCCAACCTGCTGGCGCTCGCCTCGCTCACCGTGCCGGAGCTGGAGGACCACCGGCTGCGCCCCGGCGACGAGGTGATCACCGTCGCCGCGGGCTGGCCCACCACCGTCAACCCCATCGTCCAGTGCGGTCTGGTGCCGGTCTTCGTCGACGTGGACCTCGCCACGTACAACACAACGGTGGAACGGGTCGAGGCGGCGATAGGCCCGCGCACCAAGGCCATCATGATGGCCCACACGCTCGGCAACCCCTTCCAGGCCACCGAGATAGCGCAACTGGCCAAGGATCGCGGGCTGTTCCTCGTCGAGGACAACTGCGACGCCCTCATGTCGACGTACCAGGGCCGTACCACCGGCACGTTCGGGGACTACTCGACCGTCAGCTTCTACCCGGCCCACCACCTCGCCATGGGCGAGGGCGGCTGCGTGCTCTCCAACAGTGTGGAGCTGGCCCGGATCACCGAGTCGATGCGGGACTGGGGACGCGACTGCTGGTGCGAGCCGGGCGAGGACAACAAGTGCCTCAAGCGCTTCACCTACCAGATGGGTGATCTGCCGCTCGGCTACGACCACAAGTACATCTTCTCCCACATCGGCTACAACCTGAAGTCGACCGACCTCCAGGCCGCCCTGGGCCTGAGCCAGCTCGGCAAGCTCGACGACTTCACCGCCGCCCGCAAGCGCAACTGGCAGCGGCTGCGCGACGGCCTTGAGGGAGTGCCCGGCCTGCTGCTGCCCGAGGCCACCCCCGGCAGCGACCCGAGCTGGTTCGCCTTCGTGCTGACCCTGACCGAGGACGCCCCGTTCCGCCGCGCCGAACTGGTCGACTTCCTCAACGCCCGCCGCATCGGCACCCGGCTGCTGTTCGCCGGCAACCTCGTACGGCACCCCGCCTACCGCGACGTGGAGCACCGGGTCAGCGGTGGTCTGGCCAACAGCGACATCATCATGGAGCGGACGTTCTGGATCGGCGTCTACCCGGGCATCACCGCCGAGATGACCGACTACATGGTCGCCTCCATCCGGGAGTTCGTCGCCAAGCACCGCTGA
- a CDS encoding Gfo/Idh/MocA family oxidoreductase has product MSDTERTGIAILGAADIAWRRTAPALLRCPALRVVAVASRTPDKARAFADRFGIEAVTGYQRLLEREDIQAVYIPLPNALHEQWADAALRAGKHVLVEKSLTASTAAAAGLARTARERGLAFMENFAFLHHTQHDRVRELVAEGAIGTPRVLTASFGIPRTDGELIRYSRELAGGALRETGCYPIRAARLFLGTDIEVVGARLRYEEDGGCDMAGSVLLADGAGVTAQCDFGLDHAYRNTYALWGSEGRIEVDWAFTPPPDTRPLLRLRRGDHAEEWTLPAADQFLRAVSAFARACADPAAHTSHADDAVRQASLIESVLELSGAPEDPARDRLGRAGARSAHVPG; this is encoded by the coding sequence GTGTCTGACACCGAACGGACGGGCATCGCGATCCTGGGCGCCGCCGACATCGCCTGGCGCCGCACCGCCCCGGCCCTGCTGCGCTGCCCCGCTCTGCGCGTGGTGGCCGTGGCCAGCCGTACCCCCGACAAGGCGCGCGCCTTTGCCGACCGCTTCGGCATCGAGGCCGTGACCGGCTACCAGCGGCTCCTCGAACGCGAGGACATCCAGGCCGTCTACATCCCGCTGCCGAACGCCCTGCACGAGCAGTGGGCGGACGCGGCCCTGCGGGCCGGCAAGCACGTCCTGGTGGAGAAGTCGCTCACCGCGAGCACGGCGGCCGCCGCCGGCCTGGCCCGGACGGCCCGTGAGCGCGGCCTGGCCTTCATGGAGAACTTCGCCTTCCTCCACCACACCCAGCACGACCGGGTCCGCGAGCTGGTCGCGGAGGGCGCCATCGGCACGCCCCGGGTCCTCACCGCCTCCTTCGGCATCCCGCGCACCGACGGGGAGCTCATCCGCTACAGCAGGGAACTGGCCGGCGGAGCGCTCCGGGAGACCGGCTGCTACCCGATCCGCGCCGCCCGGCTCTTCCTCGGCACCGACATCGAGGTCGTCGGCGCCCGGCTCCGGTACGAGGAGGACGGCGGCTGCGACATGGCCGGATCGGTACTGCTCGCCGACGGCGCGGGCGTCACCGCCCAGTGCGACTTCGGCCTGGACCACGCCTACCGCAACACGTACGCGCTGTGGGGCAGCGAGGGCCGCATCGAGGTGGACTGGGCGTTCACCCCGCCCCCCGACACCCGGCCGCTGCTGCGGCTGCGCCGGGGGGACCACGCCGAGGAGTGGACCCTGCCGGCCGCCGACCAGTTCCTCCGCGCGGTCTCCGCCTTCGCGCGGGCCTGCGCCGACCCGGCCGCCCACACCTCGCACGCCGACGACGCCGTCCGCCAGGCCTCGCTGATCGAGTCGGTCCTCGAACTGTCCGGCGCCCCCGAAGACCCCGCCCGCGACCGGCTCGGACGGGCCGGGGCAAGGAGCGCGCATGTCCCCGGCTGA
- a CDS encoding macrolide family glycosyltransferase — MSPADLPAPAAADTPAQPGKHVLWLGFPSYGHIKASLGVVEELLRRGHRVTYVIADRFAAAVGTTGARVVSYASTFPETITGNETATAMLLAFLEESFAPLEATLAAVAADPPQLVVHDVLASDTATAVSRLYRTPTVRVYAGFGTNEHVPQNGTEADPAHTPVDPDDPRLRDLAAALTARVEAAGVAALFADGRTGGDEPAVSLSFVVREFQTKGETFGDDYLFAGPCLRAVDFAGAWEPPPGDPPVLLVSLGTSANRHPGFFRHCAEAFTGTPWHIVMTLGRDADPAELGTLPPNVEVRSWLPHLTVLGHAAAFVCQGGTGSLMEAFHQGVPVVVVPQQQDQWATARQVVDLGLGRSISPGDLDAETLRTAVEAIADDAGMRHRVRELSRRVRTAPGATAAADRLEAVMADRAAALS, encoded by the coding sequence ATGTCCCCGGCTGACCTCCCCGCCCCGGCTGCCGCCGACACCCCGGCGCAGCCCGGAAAGCACGTGCTGTGGCTGGGGTTTCCCTCCTACGGGCACATCAAGGCGAGCCTCGGCGTCGTCGAGGAGCTGCTGCGGCGCGGCCACCGCGTCACCTACGTGATAGCCGACCGGTTCGCCGCCGCCGTCGGGACCACCGGCGCGCGCGTCGTGTCCTACGCCTCAACGTTCCCGGAGACGATCACGGGCAACGAGACCGCGACGGCGATGCTGCTGGCCTTCCTGGAGGAGAGCTTCGCGCCCCTGGAGGCAACCCTGGCGGCGGTCGCCGCCGACCCGCCGCAGCTGGTCGTGCACGACGTGCTCGCCTCTGACACCGCCACCGCCGTGAGCAGGCTGTACCGGACACCCACCGTGCGGGTCTACGCCGGCTTCGGCACCAACGAGCACGTCCCGCAGAACGGCACCGAGGCGGATCCCGCGCACACCCCGGTGGACCCGGACGATCCCCGGCTGCGCGACCTGGCCGCCGCACTGACCGCCCGGGTCGAGGCGGCCGGCGTCGCCGCCCTGTTCGCCGACGGGCGGACGGGCGGTGACGAGCCCGCCGTCAGCCTGTCCTTCGTCGTGCGGGAGTTCCAGACCAAGGGGGAGACCTTCGGCGACGACTACCTGTTCGCCGGGCCCTGCCTGCGCGCGGTGGACTTCGCGGGAGCGTGGGAGCCCCCGCCCGGCGACCCACCCGTGCTGCTGGTCTCGCTCGGTACCTCCGCCAACCGCCACCCCGGATTCTTCCGGCACTGCGCCGAGGCCTTCACCGGCACCCCCTGGCACATCGTGATGACCCTCGGCCGCGACGCCGACCCGGCGGAGCTCGGGACGCTGCCGCCCAATGTCGAGGTCCGGTCGTGGCTCCCGCACCTGACCGTGCTCGGGCATGCCGCCGCGTTCGTCTGCCAGGGCGGCACCGGCAGCCTGATGGAGGCGTTCCACCAGGGCGTCCCGGTGGTGGTCGTACCGCAGCAGCAGGACCAGTGGGCGACCGCGCGACAGGTCGTCGACCTGGGCCTGGGCCGGTCGATCAGCCCCGGCGACCTCGATGCCGAGACCCTGCGCACCGCCGTCGAGGCCATCGCGGACGACGCCGGGATGCGGCACCGGGTGAGAGAGCTGAGCCGGCGGGTGCGCACCGCCCCCGGGGCCACCGCGGCCGCCGACCGCCTGGAAGCCGTCATGGCGGACCGCGCCGCCGCACTGAGCTGA
- a CDS encoding 1,4-dihydroxy-6-naphthoate synthase, whose product MASSLDLAYSPCPNDTFVFHAWTAGLLPGVPSPSVTIADIDVTNTMAARGELDVLKISYGALPYVLDRYALLPCGGALGRGCGPLLLTRTACEPADLGGRVVAIPTERSTAYLLLRLWARQALPGQEIRTVVMPFDRIMPAVRDGEVDAGLVIHEARFTFHEYGLHRLVDLGEAWEERTGLPIPLGAIVARRDLGPERLAGIAEAVRASVRHAWADPEASRDHVRAHAQELAPEVQKQHIELYVNEYTEDLGADGLAAVRTLLDHAVRAGAVPAFPPDALDPAGSAGSAR is encoded by the coding sequence ATGGCAAGCTCCCTGGACCTCGCCTATTCGCCGTGCCCCAACGACACGTTCGTCTTCCACGCGTGGACGGCCGGGCTGCTGCCGGGGGTGCCGTCCCCCTCGGTCACCATCGCGGACATCGACGTCACCAACACGATGGCCGCGCGCGGCGAGCTGGACGTGCTGAAGATCTCGTACGGGGCGCTGCCGTACGTCCTGGACCGGTACGCGCTGCTGCCCTGCGGCGGCGCGCTCGGCCGCGGCTGCGGACCGCTGCTGCTCACCCGTACCGCCTGCGAGCCCGCAGATCTGGGCGGGCGGGTCGTGGCGATCCCCACCGAACGCTCCACGGCCTACCTGCTGTTGCGGCTGTGGGCCCGGCAGGCGCTGCCGGGCCAGGAGATCCGCACGGTGGTGATGCCGTTCGACCGGATCATGCCGGCCGTCAGGGACGGCGAGGTGGACGCGGGCCTGGTGATCCACGAGGCCCGGTTCACCTTCCACGAGTACGGTCTGCACCGCTTGGTCGACCTGGGCGAGGCCTGGGAGGAACGGACCGGGCTCCCCATCCCGCTCGGTGCGATCGTCGCCCGGCGCGATCTGGGCCCCGAGCGGCTCGCGGGCATCGCCGAGGCCGTCCGCGCCTCCGTGCGGCACGCGTGGGCCGATCCCGAGGCGTCGCGGGACCATGTGCGGGCGCACGCGCAGGAGCTCGCGCCCGAAGTGCAGAAGCAGCACATCGAGTTGTACGTCAACGAGTACACCGAGGATCTCGGCGCGGACGGTCTCGCGGCGGTCCGTACCCTGCTGGACCACGCCGTGCGGGCGGGGGCCGTGCCCGCGTTCCCGCCGGACGCGCTGGACCCGGCGGGCTCGGCGGGCTCGGCGCGGTGA
- a CDS encoding macrolide family glycosyltransferase yields the protein MSAYHVAFLPFPAFGHINTTLPVVTELVRRGHRVTFATNARFAPLAAEAGATVVEYESWLASRKLPDRVDADYMVREPVRSIDEAIATVPVYEAGFGDDIPDVLLYDVSTFAAGRVLARKWQRPAIELFATFASNEHYSLTQQIGALYADEIDREHPALIDFFVKQGKLLSDHGLADVTLEEFNAAADDANLVFLPRPFQPAEETFDERFAFVGACLGDRPEDALWKPPGDGRPLLLVSMGSFSFDHQKDSLRTWVDAFADSEWQVIVSAGALADSEDLPTVPDNVQLHRWVPQLAVLEHADAFVSHAGMNSVMEAMYFGTPVVAVPHMPEQRLVADRLQELGLGVHVPQAEASGERVRAEVDRIVKDGRTRARVDALSGAMRSADGPVLAADYVEKVAARGC from the coding sequence ATGTCGGCGTACCACGTGGCGTTTCTGCCGTTTCCCGCGTTCGGACACATCAACACGACGCTGCCCGTCGTCACGGAGCTCGTACGCCGTGGCCACCGGGTGACCTTCGCGACCAACGCACGCTTCGCCCCCCTGGCGGCCGAGGCCGGCGCGACGGTGGTGGAGTACGAGTCCTGGCTCGCCTCGCGCAAGCTGCCCGACCGGGTGGACGCGGACTACATGGTGCGCGAGCCGGTCCGCTCGATCGACGAGGCCATCGCCACCGTTCCGGTCTACGAGGCCGGATTCGGCGACGACATACCGGATGTGCTGCTGTACGACGTCAGCACCTTCGCCGCCGGCCGGGTGCTGGCCCGCAAATGGCAGCGGCCCGCGATCGAGCTGTTCGCGACGTTCGCCTCCAACGAGCACTACTCACTGACGCAGCAGATCGGTGCGCTGTACGCGGACGAGATCGACCGGGAGCACCCCGCGCTCATCGACTTCTTCGTGAAGCAGGGAAAGCTGCTGAGCGACCACGGCCTCGCCGACGTCACGCTGGAGGAGTTCAACGCGGCGGCCGACGACGCGAACCTGGTGTTCCTGCCGAGGCCGTTCCAGCCGGCCGAGGAGACGTTCGACGAGCGGTTCGCCTTCGTCGGCGCGTGCCTGGGCGACCGGCCCGAGGACGCCCTCTGGAAGCCGCCGGGCGACGGCCGCCCGCTGCTGCTGGTGTCGATGGGCAGCTTCAGCTTCGACCACCAGAAGGACTCGCTGCGTACCTGGGTGGACGCCTTCGCGGACAGCGAGTGGCAGGTGATCGTCTCGGCGGGCGCGCTGGCCGACAGCGAGGACCTGCCGACGGTGCCGGACAACGTCCAGCTGCACCGCTGGGTGCCGCAGCTGGCGGTACTGGAGCACGCGGACGCGTTCGTGTCGCACGCCGGGATGAACAGCGTGATGGAGGCGATGTACTTCGGAACGCCCGTGGTCGCGGTGCCGCACATGCCCGAGCAGCGGCTCGTCGCGGACCGGCTCCAGGAGCTCGGTCTCGGCGTGCACGTGCCGCAGGCCGAGGCGAGCGGCGAGCGGGTGCGCGCCGAGGTGGACCGCATCGTCAAGGACGGGCGGACACGCGCCCGGGTCGATGCGCTGAGTGGTGCGATGCGTTCGGCCGACGGCCCGGTGCTCGCCGCGGACTACGTCGAGAAGGTGGCCGCGCGCGGGTGCTGA